A single genomic interval of Pirellulales bacterium harbors:
- a CDS encoding heparinase II/III family protein, protein MWRAQSQNVILVNGESFTSNRNAAVGRITHFRTSDAVDVVAGEAGDAYPALNRWARRIVFIKPNIFLIHDVLEAKEPATFQFLLHAPGMFALSPPDCGSFKAPHGQVDFQFLHPVGLRITQTDEYEPPPASWSNLDLSEWHLKASTTAKIQRQHFLTMFQVNGRKAMTDWARIENSFQISLKPEDSDTTYRVKLDDQRFEVSGGSIDWHFTD, encoded by the coding sequence ATGTGGCGGGCGCAATCGCAGAACGTCATTCTCGTCAATGGCGAGAGCTTTACATCGAACCGTAATGCAGCTGTTGGACGGATAACCCATTTCCGAACCTCGGACGCCGTCGACGTCGTGGCCGGCGAGGCAGGCGACGCTTACCCCGCGCTCAATCGTTGGGCACGAAGGATCGTCTTTATCAAGCCGAACATATTCCTGATTCACGACGTGCTTGAAGCCAAGGAACCTGCGACGTTCCAATTCCTGCTGCATGCGCCTGGTATGTTCGCGCTGAGTCCGCCTGATTGCGGCTCGTTCAAGGCACCACATGGTCAAGTGGATTTTCAGTTTCTTCACCCCGTCGGTCTCCGGATTACGCAGACCGATGAGTATGAACCGCCACCGGCAAGTTGGTCCAATCTTGATTTGAGCGAGTGGCACCTCAAGGCTTCGACGACCGCGAAGATCCAACGGCAGCACTTTCTGACGATGTTCCAAGTCAACGGACGAAAGGCAATGACGGATTGGGCTCGAATCGAGAACAGCTTCCAGATATCGTTGAAACCCGAAGACAGCGATACCACTTACCGAGTGAAATTGGACGATCAGCGGTTCGAAGTCAGCGGCGGGTCGATAGACTGGCACTTCACCGATTGA
- a CDS encoding transposase, which yields MGEAQGRLFEPTFNRSVKVVATDDRITSDAGMLLLREADHRLGVTEALAGELHDPRRQELIRYKLVELKRLPRSQSVKCQSIDPPLTSNR from the coding sequence ATGGGTGAAGCGCAGGGACGATTATTCGAACCAACTTTCAACCGGTCGGTCAAGGTCGTGGCGACCGACGATCGGATCACGTCGGACGCGGGGATGTTGTTGTTGCGGGAGGCCGATCATCGGCTGGGGGTCACGGAGGCGCTGGCCGGGGAACTGCACGATCCCCGCCGGCAAGAGTTGATCCGTTATAAACTGGTCGAGTTGAAGCGACTTCCGCGATCTCAATCGGTGAAGTGCCAGTCTATCGACCCGCCGCTGACTTCGAACCGCTGA
- a CDS encoding transposase has translation MIRERIYALATGYSAQDDADRLAHDPAMKLAAWDRPGEQPLDERLASQPTQSRWIDILAHDSRNRQALRAALADSCERHLRAEGGDHAARKITIDIDSFPIAVHVYFRQLRLVIERLQV, from the coding sequence TTGATCCGCGAGCGGATCTACGCCCTGGCCACCGGGTATTCGGCACAGGACGACGCCGACCGTCTGGCGCATGATCCGGCGATGAAGCTGGCGGCGTGGGACCGGCCGGGCGAGCAGCCGCTGGACGAACGGCTGGCCAGCCAGCCGACGCAATCGCGATGGATCGACATTCTGGCGCACGATTCCCGGAACCGGCAGGCCCTGCGTGCCGCGCTGGCCGATTCCTGCGAACGGCATCTCCGCGCCGAAGGGGGCGATCACGCCGCGCGGAAGATCACCATCGACATCGACAGCTTTCCGATCGCCGTGCATGTGTATTTCCGCCAGCTTCGGCTTGTAATCGAACGTCTCCAAGTGTGA
- a CDS encoding recombinase family protein — protein sequence MSISADQKVTTSHLQRDAYLYVRQSTIRQVFENTESTKRQYGLRQKAVALGWQTENVIVIDSDLGQSGASAADRAGFQRLVTEVGLGRAGIVLGLEVSRLARNSTDWHRLLEICALTDTLILDEDGLYDPSHFNDRLLLGLKGTMSEAELHVLRARLRGGIENKARRGELKSPLPIGLAYDEDDRVVLEPDRQVQATIHKFFKTFEETGSAMATVKHFRQQGWQFPRKLRRGVHKGNIVWGELVHSRALQLLHNPRYAGAFFFGRSRQRKKGDGHVDFRRLPPDQWHTLLPDAHVGYITWDRYQRNVQQLLKNAQSLGGDRRKSPAGEGPALLQGLAMCGLCGKRMTVRYDCRETAPAPRYVCQRDGIEQGQPLCQSIPGKGVDEAIGRLLLEKVTPLALEVTLAVQQELQTRREEADALRKQQVERARYEAELARARFMQVDPRNRLVADALEADWNDTLRNLNDAQELYERCCQQDAAMVVDSTRSQVLELAINFPKLWNDPRTSDRDRKRIVRLLIEDVTLIHEGQITAHVRFQGGVVETLRLPRPLSAWELRQTSPQVVQAIDRLLDDFTEGQVADQLNQQGLRSGTGSSFCGRLVGQIRRAHRIVSRYERLRGAGMLTQHEIAEELNVHPSTVRKWRCCGLLTAHAYNDKNEYLYELPGANRPIKQQGTKLTDPRRFRDFAHERSDEVQHEA from the coding sequence ATGAGTATCTCCGCCGATCAAAAAGTTACGACCAGTCATCTGCAGCGAGACGCTTATCTTTACGTGCGACAATCGACGATTCGGCAAGTTTTCGAGAACACCGAAAGCACCAAGCGTCAGTACGGGCTTCGTCAGAAAGCGGTTGCGCTGGGCTGGCAGACAGAAAACGTCATTGTCATCGACAGCGATTTGGGACAGTCAGGAGCCAGCGCCGCCGACCGAGCAGGTTTTCAACGCTTGGTCACGGAAGTGGGATTGGGACGCGCCGGAATCGTTTTGGGGCTGGAAGTGTCACGATTGGCTCGGAACTCGACGGACTGGCACCGGCTGCTGGAGATCTGTGCGCTGACCGACACCTTGATTCTCGACGAGGATGGATTGTACGATCCGTCGCACTTCAATGACCGACTTCTGCTTGGCTTGAAAGGCACGATGAGCGAGGCGGAGCTACACGTATTGCGTGCCCGCTTGCGTGGCGGCATCGAGAACAAAGCCCGGCGCGGAGAACTCAAATCACCGCTGCCGATCGGTCTGGCCTACGATGAGGACGACCGGGTGGTGCTGGAACCGGACCGGCAAGTGCAAGCGACAATCCATAAATTCTTCAAAACCTTTGAAGAGACGGGTTCGGCGATGGCAACGGTGAAACACTTTCGCCAACAGGGTTGGCAGTTTCCTCGCAAGTTGCGGCGCGGTGTTCACAAGGGAAATATCGTCTGGGGTGAACTGGTCCATAGCCGCGCTCTGCAACTCCTGCACAATCCACGGTACGCGGGAGCATTCTTCTTCGGACGCTCTCGTCAACGAAAGAAGGGAGATGGTCACGTCGACTTCCGCCGACTGCCACCCGATCAATGGCATACGTTGTTGCCAGATGCTCACGTGGGATACATCACGTGGGATCGGTATCAACGCAACGTTCAGCAGTTGTTGAAGAACGCTCAATCGCTCGGCGGCGACCGCCGCAAAAGTCCGGCGGGCGAAGGGCCTGCCTTGCTACAAGGTTTGGCCATGTGCGGCCTGTGCGGTAAACGGATGACGGTTCGCTACGACTGCCGCGAGACAGCTCCGGCGCCCCGCTATGTGTGTCAGCGAGACGGCATCGAACAAGGCCAGCCCTTGTGCCAAAGTATTCCTGGAAAAGGCGTTGACGAAGCCATTGGACGGTTGCTGCTGGAGAAGGTGACTCCTTTGGCGCTGGAAGTGACGTTGGCGGTGCAGCAAGAGTTGCAAACACGTCGCGAAGAAGCCGACGCCTTGAGGAAACAGCAGGTCGAGCGTGCCCGCTACGAAGCCGAGTTGGCCCGTGCCCGCTTCATGCAAGTTGATCCCCGTAACCGCCTCGTCGCCGATGCGCTGGAAGCCGATTGGAACGACACGCTGCGCAACCTCAACGATGCGCAAGAGCTGTACGAGCGTTGTTGTCAACAAGACGCAGCTATGGTCGTTGATTCGACACGCTCCCAAGTTCTGGAACTTGCAATAAACTTTCCCAAACTATGGAACGATCCACGGACATCGGATCGAGACCGCAAGCGCATTGTGCGGCTGTTGATCGAAGACGTCACTCTCATCCATGAGGGGCAGATCACCGCTCATGTGCGATTCCAAGGAGGTGTGGTTGAGACGTTGCGCTTGCCGCGGCCGCTCAGTGCCTGGGAACTTCGGCAAACCAGTCCGCAGGTCGTTCAAGCGATTGATCGATTGCTCGACGATTTTACGGAAGGACAGGTAGCAGATCAACTCAATCAACAGGGATTACGGTCAGGGACGGGCTCTTCCTTTTGCGGACGCTTGGTTGGTCAAATTCGGCGAGCCCACCGCATCGTCAGTCGCTATGAACGCCTGCGCGGCGCGGGGATGTTGACACAGCATGAGATCGCAGAAGAACTTAACGTCCATCCATCCACCGTGAGAAAATGGCGATGCTGTGGCCTGCTCACCGCCCATGCCTACAACGACAAGAATGAATATTTATACGAACTACCGGGAGCTAACCGACCGATAAAGCAACAGGGCACGAAACTCACTGATCCACGACGATTTCGTGACTTCGCACACGAGCGCTCAGATGAGGTGCAGCATGAAGCATAG
- a CDS encoding transposase, with product MTTLANAFIERWIQSIQYECLNHFIVLGQQHLDYLVSQYVDYYHFHRPHQSLENKPLTEHPPPDDDVPTLKLVQCHERLGGLLKHYSRRAA from the coding sequence TTGACGACTCTGGCCAATGCGTTTATCGAGCGCTGGATTCAATCGATCCAGTACGAGTGCTTGAACCATTTCATTGTGCTCGGCCAGCAGCATTTGGATTATCTGGTATCGCAGTACGTGGACTACTATCACTTCCATCGGCCACACCAGTCGCTGGAAAACAAACCGCTGACGGAACACCCGCCGCCCGACGATGACGTACCGACGCTGAAGCTCGTTCAATGCCACGAGCGGCTCGGCGGCTTGCTCAAACATTATTCGCGCCGCGCGGCGTAG
- a CDS encoding substrate-binding domain-containing protein: protein MDIDTDFGMMDDMINTEIHPPHISALADKLVIDIRRRGLSVGDRYLTTEVVSRMLGVRKAVAGKAMRQLADRQILISKPRGGTFVGPGLGRQNRSKVQTIYVLIPTEDPSASYWSFQPFIAGIRGEIAGVNVQFTFLPDEDPVGYVRESIHVSLESGQLAGIVAVSSPPSVLRCLAELRLPTVLYGTPYSSELPISYVETDNLRIGRLMVEYLLGRGHKRIAVLMTGAGRPGNDLLIDGAIEALAAAGLAPNAMILRSVRNDVEAYRATAKELMARSDRPTAIFTRGGLQAAALASIASDVGLDVPDDLEIIFEHGTHDQTVHHFDVKQYPRVESTLSYVETAAMIGKMLKEMSAGMPPKAHRVLIPVTLHEPDRCVNGSTRRRGK, encoded by the coding sequence ATGGACATTGATACTGATTTTGGTATGATGGACGACATGATTAACACCGAAATCCACCCACCTCATATCAGCGCACTCGCAGACAAATTAGTCATTGATATTCGTCGCCGGGGTTTGTCCGTCGGAGATCGGTATTTGACAACCGAAGTTGTCAGCCGCATGCTTGGTGTCCGTAAGGCGGTGGCGGGCAAGGCGATGCGACAGCTTGCCGATCGGCAAATCTTAATCAGCAAGCCGCGCGGCGGCACGTTTGTCGGCCCGGGGCTAGGAAGGCAAAATCGTTCCAAAGTGCAGACCATTTATGTGCTGATTCCCACCGAAGACCCGTCTGCGAGTTACTGGTCCTTCCAGCCGTTTATCGCTGGAATCAGAGGTGAGATCGCAGGGGTAAACGTGCAGTTCACCTTCCTTCCCGACGAGGATCCGGTTGGCTACGTGCGGGAATCTATCCACGTATCGCTGGAATCTGGACAGTTGGCTGGCATTGTGGCAGTCAGTTCTCCGCCCAGCGTGTTGCGTTGCCTGGCTGAGTTGCGGCTGCCGACGGTTCTTTATGGCACACCGTACAGCTCCGAGTTGCCGATCAGCTACGTCGAGACCGACAATCTTCGGATTGGCCGGCTGATGGTCGAATACCTGCTCGGTCGCGGTCACAAGCGCATCGCGGTCTTGATGACGGGAGCTGGCCGTCCCGGAAACGATCTACTTATCGATGGCGCGATCGAGGCGTTGGCAGCCGCGGGATTGGCCCCCAACGCAATGATTCTACGTTCGGTTCGCAACGATGTTGAAGCCTATCGGGCAACTGCTAAGGAATTAATGGCACGGTCGGATCGACCTACCGCGATCTTTACCCGTGGTGGTTTACAAGCTGCTGCGCTGGCCTCGATCGCCTCGGACGTTGGGCTGGACGTGCCAGACGACCTGGAGATTATCTTCGAGCACGGCACACACGATCAAACGGTTCATCATTTTGATGTCAAGCAATACCCGCGCGTGGAATCGACGCTGTCCTACGTGGAAACCGCTGCCATGATTGGGAAAATGCTCAAAGAGATGTCCGCTGGCATGCCTCCAAAGGCTCATCGCGTGTTGATTCCCGTTACGCTGCATGAGCCTGATCGGTGCGTGAACGGATCGACCCGCCGTCGCGGAAAATAG